The Thiogranum longum genome includes a region encoding these proteins:
- the metK gene encoding methionine adenosyltransferase, which produces MSEHLFTSESVSEGHPDKMSDQVSDAVLDAILAEDPHARVACETLFKTGMVLIAGEITTTAKPDYEHIMRDTIKQIGYTSSEMGFDYETCAVMTALGVQSPDINQGVDRAKPEDQGAGDQGLMFGYATNETDVLMPAPITYAHRLVHRQSEMRHKGILAWLRPDAKSQVTFRYKDGKPVAIDAVVLSTQHAPDIDHVELEEAVMEHIIKPVLPSEWLTADTQYHINPTGAFVIGGPMGDAGLTGRKIIVDTYGGAARHGGGAFSGKDPSKVDRSAAYAGRYVAKNIVAAGLADRCEIQVSYAIGVANPTSIMVETFGTGKISDERITELVREHFDLRPYGILTMLDLLNTDQIKYRKTAAYGHFGREHEGFTWENTDKAEDLRADAGI; this is translated from the coding sequence ATGAGCGAACACCTTTTTACCTCGGAATCCGTATCCGAAGGCCACCCGGATAAAATGTCAGACCAGGTGTCGGACGCCGTTCTCGACGCCATCCTCGCCGAAGACCCGCATGCGCGTGTCGCCTGCGAGACGTTGTTCAAAACCGGTATGGTCTTGATTGCAGGTGAAATTACCACCACCGCCAAGCCGGATTACGAGCACATCATGCGCGACACCATCAAGCAGATCGGCTACACCAGCTCCGAGATGGGTTTTGATTATGAAACCTGTGCTGTCATGACGGCGCTGGGCGTTCAGTCTCCGGATATCAATCAGGGTGTTGACCGCGCAAAACCGGAAGACCAGGGTGCAGGCGACCAGGGCCTGATGTTCGGCTATGCCACCAACGAAACCGATGTGTTGATGCCGGCACCAATCACCTACGCGCACCGTCTGGTTCACCGCCAGTCGGAAATGCGCCACAAGGGCATCCTTGCCTGGTTGCGCCCGGATGCCAAGAGCCAGGTCACGTTCCGCTACAAGGATGGCAAACCCGTCGCCATCGACGCCGTTGTGCTGTCTACCCAGCACGCACCGGACATCGACCATGTGGAGCTGGAAGAAGCCGTGATGGAACACATCATCAAGCCGGTACTGCCGAGCGAATGGCTGACGGCTGATACGCAATATCACATTAACCCGACCGGCGCCTTCGTGATTGGCGGCCCGATGGGCGATGCCGGCCTGACGGGACGCAAGATCATTGTCGATACCTATGGGGGCGCCGCACGTCACGGTGGTGGCGCATTCTCGGGCAAGGACCCCTCCAAGGTGGACCGTTCCGCCGCTTATGCCGGGCGCTATGTCGCCAAGAATATTGTCGCGGCCGGGCTGGCAGATCGCTGCGAGATCCAGGTGTCCTATGCCATTGGTGTAGCGAACCCGACGTCAATCATGGTCGAGACGTTTGGCACCGGCAAGATCAGCGACGAGCGCATCACTGAGCTGGTGCGCGAGCACTTTGATCTGCGACCCTATGGCATTCTCACCATGCTTGATCTGCTCAATACCGACCAGATCAAGTACCGCAAGACTGCGGCCTACGGACATTTTGGCCGTGAGCATGAGGGCTTTACCTGGGAGAACACGGACAAGGCGGAAGACCTGCGGGCGGATGCCGGCATCTAA